One Candidatus Krumholzibacteriota bacterium genomic window carries:
- a CDS encoding DUF721 domain-containing protein — MGDILPAVLRRLGLDRKMEEGRLRREWPGVVGDALAGRSRPRFVKGGQLFIAVDNNVWMQEIRFHQREIVERVGRLFPDLDVRGIRLTLEKEEDE, encoded by the coding sequence GTGGGGGATATCCTCCCGGCCGTGCTGCGCAGGCTCGGTCTCGACCGGAAGATGGAGGAGGGCCGGCTCCGGCGGGAGTGGCCCGGCGTGGTCGGCGACGCGCTGGCCGGGAGGAGCAGACCCCGCTTCGTCAAGGGGGGCCAGCTCTTCATCGCGGTCGACAACAACGTCTGGATGCAGGAGATCAGATTCCATCAGCGGGAGATCGTCGAACGGGTCGGCCGCCTGTTCCCCGACCTCGACGTCCGCGGCATCCGGCTGACGCTCGAGAAAGAAGAGGACGAGTGA
- the recF gene encoding DNA replication and repair protein RecF (All proteins in this family for which functions are known are DNA-binding proteins that assist the filamentation of RecA onto DNA for the initiation of recombination or recombinational repair.), with the protein MRIGGLALENFRNVERAELEFSDTFNLFTGDNAQGKTNLVEAIHLFSLGRSFRTRRPSEMIRFGEEFFRLEMTGRSDGGVSFRLGLGLERGGALRATVNGKQLGQLSGMIGLVPSVVFTPDDVSLAAGPPADRRLYLDFTGVQVSPPFLGDLSDFRRTLRHRNALLRDVAAGTGRADAIETWNETFAATGAAVARGRREVARGIEEIARELFAEFLPGGELGVEYRCPWDPGGDGGAAALADALARCSETERRRGVSLAGPQYDDLSVTVDGRDLRRYGSQGRRRLAAIVLKLAQASLIMSRRGERPVVLLDDIFSELDRGTIGRARALLTDRWQSFITTPREEDFPRETGGGSRFVVEAGCIAGAFPADGARTVRGG; encoded by the coding sequence GTGAGGATCGGCGGGCTGGCGCTGGAGAACTTCAGGAACGTCGAGCGGGCCGAGCTCGAATTCTCCGACACGTTCAATCTCTTCACCGGCGACAACGCCCAGGGGAAGACCAATCTCGTCGAGGCGATCCATCTCTTCTCCCTCGGCCGTTCCTTCCGGACCCGCCGCCCCTCGGAGATGATCCGCTTCGGCGAGGAATTCTTCCGCCTCGAGATGACGGGGCGGAGCGACGGCGGTGTTTCCTTCCGGCTGGGACTCGGGCTCGAGCGGGGGGGCGCGCTCCGCGCCACGGTGAACGGGAAACAACTCGGGCAGCTCTCGGGGATGATCGGACTCGTTCCGTCCGTGGTGTTCACGCCGGACGATGTGTCGCTCGCCGCCGGGCCGCCCGCCGACCGGCGCCTCTACCTCGATTTCACCGGCGTCCAGGTATCGCCGCCCTTCCTGGGCGACCTCTCCGATTTCCGGCGGACCCTTCGCCATCGCAACGCCCTTTTGAGGGACGTCGCGGCGGGGACGGGGCGGGCGGACGCGATCGAGACGTGGAACGAGACCTTCGCGGCGACGGGTGCGGCGGTCGCCAGGGGCAGGAGGGAGGTCGCCCGGGGGATCGAGGAAATCGCGCGGGAACTGTTCGCGGAGTTCCTGCCTGGCGGCGAGCTCGGCGTCGAGTACCGCTGTCCCTGGGATCCCGGCGGAGACGGCGGCGCGGCGGCCCTCGCGGACGCGCTCGCCAGGTGCTCGGAAACCGAACGCCGCCGGGGGGTCTCGCTCGCAGGCCCGCAGTACGACGATCTCTCCGTCACCGTCGACGGCAGGGATCTCCGGAGGTACGGATCGCAGGGACGCCGCCGGCTCGCGGCGATCGTCCTCAAGCTCGCGCAGGCGTCGCTGATCATGTCGCGCCGCGGCGAGCGGCCGGTCGTTTTGCTGGACGACATCTTCTCGGAGCTCGACCGCGGGACGATCGGGCGGGCGAGGGCGCTTTTGACCGACCGGTGGCAGAGTTTCATCACGACTCCGCGGGAAGAGGATTTCCCGCGGGAAACGGGCGGGGGCTCGCGATTCGTCGTCGAGGCGGGCTGCATCGCCGGCGCTTTCCCGGCGGACGGTGCCCGGACGGTCCGGGGAGGGTGA
- the dnaN gene encoding DNA polymerase III subunit beta: MTRKLNAISSVVPAKTTMPVLSTVLVDAGDDGIRFSATDLDISVTSRVSGTVEEAGRIAAPAKKLAEIVKSLTGDVVTLSVSGGKLTVTCGRSRFVVNGRNADDFPKLPQQESAAYFSIDPSLLNRLVLKTIHAVSSDLTRPALCGVLWDVDRQGITMVSTDGHRLSRVTLKLDLGKIEKQNVIVPPKALTTLRSYSEGEEQITVRIGENSISFEMEESSIYSRLLEGPFPSYEKVIPTKNDKELVVDREKLGAATRRVSILSDALTHQVVFAIDKDRVKLHVTTQELGEATEEIDANYGGEAMEIGYNASYIQDILKTINSDDVIFKLDRPDNAGIIEPASPEENVEQLCIVMPLRIS; the protein is encoded by the coding sequence TTGACCAGGAAGCTGAACGCGATATCGTCGGTCGTACCGGCGAAGACGACGATGCCGGTCCTGTCGACGGTGTTGGTCGACGCGGGCGATGACGGGATCCGGTTCTCTGCGACGGACCTCGACATATCGGTCACCTCGAGGGTATCCGGCACGGTCGAGGAGGCGGGGAGAATCGCCGCGCCGGCGAAGAAGCTCGCCGAGATCGTCAAGTCCCTCACGGGAGACGTCGTGACCCTCAGCGTGTCCGGGGGCAAACTCACGGTCACATGCGGACGCAGCCGCTTCGTCGTCAACGGGCGGAACGCGGACGACTTTCCCAAGTTGCCCCAGCAGGAGAGCGCGGCGTATTTCTCGATCGATCCCTCGCTTCTCAACCGGCTCGTCCTGAAGACGATCCATGCCGTCTCCAGCGACCTGACGAGACCGGCGCTCTGCGGCGTGCTGTGGGACGTCGACCGGCAGGGCATCACGATGGTGTCGACCGACGGCCACCGGCTTTCCCGCGTGACACTGAAGCTCGACCTCGGGAAGATCGAGAAGCAGAACGTCATCGTGCCGCCGAAGGCCCTGACGACCCTTCGGTCCTACTCCGAGGGAGAGGAGCAGATCACCGTGAGGATCGGCGAGAACAGCATCTCCTTCGAGATGGAGGAGAGCTCGATCTACTCCCGTCTCCTCGAGGGACCGTTTCCGAGCTACGAGAAGGTCATCCCGACGAAGAACGACAAGGAGCTCGTCGTCGACCGCGAGAAGCTCGGGGCGGCGACGAGGCGCGTGTCGATCCTCTCCGACGCGCTCACGCACCAGGTCGTCTTCGCCATCGACAAGGACCGGGTGAAGCTCCACGTCACGACGCAGGAACTCGGCGAGGCGACCGAGGAGATCGACGCGAACTACGGCGGCGAGGCGATGGAGATCGGGTACAACGCCTCGTATATCCAGGACATCCTGAAGACGATAAACTCCGATGACGTGATCTTCAAACTCGACCGTCCGGACAACGCGGGCATCATCGAGCCCGCGTCGCCGGAAGAGAACGTCGAACAGCTTTGCATCGTCATGCCGCTGCGTATCAGTTGA